The following coding sequences lie in one Amycolatopsis cihanbeyliensis genomic window:
- a CDS encoding aspartate aminotransferase family protein, with product MTVTAASTPVEADDLARSAGEHLWLHFTRHSSFADARVPVIVRGEGAYLWDSNGKRYLDGLASLFAVQVGHGREELAEAAARQTRQLAYFPLWGQAHPTAIELAERLANAAPGDLGRVFFTVSGGESVETAWKLAKQYFKVTGKPTKHKVISRSLAYHGTSQGALSITGIPAAKQDFEPLVPGSLRVPNTNFYRAPEHGDDYQAFGRWAADQIAQAIEFEGPDTVAAVFLEPVQNTGGCFPPPPGYFQRVREICDQYDVLLVSDEVICAFGRLGHEFGAARYGYQPDLITTAKGLTSGYAPLGAVLAGERLMEPFRHGTTTFMHGSTYGGHPVSCAVATANLELLERENLYEHVVSKEASLRSTLDKLRDLPIVGDIRGAGFFYGIELVKDKASKETFTDEESERVLRGHLSGALLEAGLYCRADDRAEPVIQLAPPLICDQPQFDEIEQILRDALTDAWTML from the coding sequence ATGACTGTCACAGCCGCATCCACACCGGTCGAGGCCGACGACCTCGCCCGCTCGGCGGGCGAGCACCTGTGGCTGCACTTCACCCGGCACTCGAGCTTCGCCGACGCGCGGGTTCCGGTGATCGTGCGCGGCGAGGGCGCCTACCTCTGGGACTCGAACGGGAAGCGGTACCTCGACGGTCTGGCGAGCCTTTTCGCCGTCCAGGTCGGGCACGGGCGGGAGGAGTTGGCCGAGGCGGCCGCGCGGCAGACCCGGCAACTCGCGTACTTCCCGCTCTGGGGGCAGGCCCACCCGACCGCGATCGAACTGGCCGAGCGGCTCGCCAACGCGGCCCCCGGCGACCTCGGTCGCGTCTTCTTCACCGTCAGTGGCGGCGAATCCGTGGAAACCGCATGGAAACTGGCCAAACAGTACTTCAAGGTGACCGGGAAACCCACCAAACACAAGGTGATCAGCCGCTCGTTGGCGTACCACGGCACCTCGCAGGGCGCGCTGTCCATCACCGGAATCCCCGCCGCCAAGCAGGATTTCGAACCCCTGGTTCCCGGTAGCCTGCGCGTACCGAACACCAACTTCTACCGGGCGCCCGAGCATGGCGACGACTACCAGGCGTTCGGCAGGTGGGCCGCCGACCAGATCGCGCAGGCCATCGAGTTCGAGGGGCCGGACACCGTCGCGGCCGTGTTCCTGGAGCCGGTGCAGAACACCGGTGGCTGTTTCCCCCCGCCACCCGGATACTTCCAGCGGGTCAGGGAAATCTGCGACCAGTATGACGTGCTGCTGGTCTCCGACGAGGTGATCTGCGCCTTCGGCAGGCTCGGCCACGAGTTCGGCGCCGCTCGTTACGGGTATCAGCCTGACCTGATCACCACAGCCAAGGGACTCACCTCCGGCTACGCACCGCTGGGCGCGGTACTGGCCGGCGAACGGTTGATGGAACCGTTCCGGCACGGCACCACCACGTTCATGCACGGCTCCACCTACGGCGGGCACCCGGTCTCCTGCGCCGTGGCGACGGCGAACCTCGAACTGCTGGAACGCGAGAACCTCTACGAGCACGTTGTATCCAAGGAGGCTTCCTTGAGGTCCACCCTGGACAAACTGCGCGACCTGCCGATCGTCGGGGACATCCGCGGCGCCGGGTTCTTCTACGGCATCGAACTCGTCAAGGACAAAGCCAGCAAGGAAACCTTCACCGACGAGGAGTCCGAACGAGTACTGCGTGGGCACCTCTCCGGCGCCTTGCTCGAGGCCGGCCTGTACTGCCGCGCCGACGACCGCGCCGAACCGGTCATCCAGCTCGCCCCGCCACTGATCTGCGACCAGCCGCAGTTCGACGAGATCGAGCAGATCCTCCGCGACGCGCTGACTGACGCCTGGACGATGCTGTAG
- a CDS encoding NADPH:quinone reductase, which translates to MPGVLAWQHVDVYAAYIDQLGPAENIRSGELAAPKPGPTDVLVDVTATTVNPVDTFVRSGAWRTPIEFPFVIGRDLVGTVAATGPGAVGFAVGDRVWCNSLGHGGRQGAAAEQAVVPVDRLYHLPGSVRAADAAAVLHPAGTAYLALFTHGRLRAGETVVVAGAAGNVGGALVVLAADAGARVIATASAQDEQYCRALGAAEVIDYRDPALPQRIRDVCPQGVDVYLDTSGKNDLETAVDLLTFRGRVVLLAGLRTRPVLPAGPLYLKDASIVGFTISHATTVELAEASRTINRLLAGGGLRGRTIEEAPLTAAAEAHARLERGELHGKRLVLCPELDR; encoded by the coding sequence ATGCCGGGCGTGCTGGCATGGCAGCATGTGGACGTGTACGCAGCCTATATAGATCAACTCGGCCCGGCCGAGAACATTCGTTCCGGTGAACTGGCCGCCCCGAAGCCGGGGCCGACCGACGTGCTGGTCGATGTCACGGCCACCACGGTCAATCCGGTGGACACCTTTGTCCGCTCGGGTGCCTGGCGCACCCCGATCGAGTTCCCCTTCGTGATCGGCCGCGACCTGGTCGGCACGGTCGCGGCCACCGGCCCTGGCGCGGTGGGGTTCGCCGTCGGCGATCGGGTCTGGTGTAACAGCCTCGGCCACGGTGGCCGTCAGGGAGCCGCCGCCGAACAGGCGGTCGTACCGGTCGACCGGCTCTACCACCTGCCGGGCTCCGTTCGCGCGGCGGACGCGGCCGCGGTGCTGCATCCGGCCGGCACCGCCTATCTCGCGTTGTTCACGCATGGCCGGCTTCGGGCCGGAGAAACGGTTGTGGTCGCGGGCGCGGCCGGAAACGTCGGCGGCGCGCTGGTCGTGCTGGCCGCCGATGCCGGCGCCCGTGTCATCGCGACCGCCAGTGCGCAAGACGAGCAGTACTGCCGGGCGCTGGGGGCGGCGGAGGTCATCGACTACCGCGATCCGGCGTTGCCACAACGTATCCGGGACGTCTGTCCACAAGGAGTCGACGTCTACCTTGACACGTCAGGGAAGAACGATCTGGAGACCGCGGTCGATCTGCTCACCTTTCGCGGCCGCGTCGTACTGCTTGCCGGGCTGCGGACGCGGCCAGTGCTGCCGGCAGGCCCGCTCTACCTGAAAGACGCCTCGATCGTCGGTTTCACCATCTCACACGCCACCACCGTCGAACTCGCCGAAGCGTCCCGCACCATCAACCGGCTGCTCGCCGGCGGAGGGCTACGCGGCCGGACAATCGAGGAAGCGCCACTGACCGCCGCCGCCGAAGCGCACGCCAGGCTGGAACGGGGCGAGCTGCACGGCAAGCGGCTGGTCCTCTGCCCGGAGCTCGACCGCTGA
- a CDS encoding class I adenylate-forming enzyme family protein: MFLQRVWNRGIRLGTLFERAAARYPANFVVLDHDLDIAPEVGRRMTVTEIANLIDDFASRFWAAKVRPGERVVIYKSNGFDISILACAIARIGAVPVLLSPKLDGTTVAELARRVDRPYLVTDQTKLEQELPDSVFELVERVLLTSGSYPNATELRSFAGVERVPAVQMPPEHPTLITHTSGTTGVPKLAVHTGRTFQARYRPQASVVRLIRKHDPLAIHVSFVHSRMYTAMPIGLLQGFPLVILADDDPVTVGDIFQQVPPGVIEAHPNSFMRWEELVDDPRDAFANVRFFSSTFDAIHPRTVHLLLSASRRRSPQFVQMYGQSEVGPIAGRTYNKKRGADADGRCVGRPFPGMTGVRVVSRDGKPPSKSSPGYIEVRSDGRIVTYLGEHERYEKQANDGWWRMGDVGYRTRWGCLHLLDREVDVIQGIGSTLAIEDALFARMEELVEVIVIPGGNGAAVPVVCTKDDKPLNQSAWKAAVANLPAMSDPVQWRQADLPQTATVKIKRLELARRLGSGTQSG; this comes from the coding sequence ATGTTTCTGCAGCGCGTATGGAATCGGGGCATTCGGCTTGGCACGCTCTTCGAGCGCGCGGCGGCCAGGTATCCGGCGAACTTCGTGGTTCTCGATCACGATCTCGACATCGCACCCGAGGTCGGGCGCCGGATGACCGTGACCGAGATCGCGAACCTGATCGATGATTTCGCCTCCCGGTTCTGGGCCGCGAAGGTCCGGCCGGGGGAGCGGGTGGTCATCTACAAGTCCAATGGCTTCGACATCTCGATCCTGGCCTGCGCCATCGCGCGGATCGGTGCCGTTCCGGTGTTGTTGTCACCGAAGCTGGATGGTACGACGGTCGCCGAACTGGCCCGCCGGGTGGATCGGCCGTATCTGGTGACCGATCAGACCAAGCTCGAACAGGAGCTCCCGGATTCGGTCTTCGAACTCGTGGAGCGGGTACTGCTCACCTCGGGAAGCTATCCGAACGCGACGGAACTGCGGTCGTTCGCCGGGGTTGAACGGGTCCCCGCCGTCCAGATGCCTCCCGAGCACCCGACACTGATCACCCACACCTCCGGGACCACCGGTGTGCCGAAACTGGCCGTACACACCGGACGAACCTTCCAGGCGCGCTACCGGCCGCAGGCTTCCGTGGTCCGCCTCATCCGCAAACACGATCCCCTGGCGATACACGTTTCCTTCGTGCACTCGCGGATGTATACCGCCATGCCCATTGGGCTGCTGCAAGGATTCCCCCTTGTCATCCTGGCGGATGACGACCCGGTGACCGTGGGCGACATTTTCCAGCAGGTGCCACCCGGAGTGATCGAGGCCCACCCCAACTCGTTCATGCGCTGGGAAGAACTGGTCGACGATCCACGGGATGCCTTTGCCAACGTCAGGTTCTTCAGCAGTACGTTCGACGCTATTCATCCAAGGACGGTGCACCTCCTGCTCAGTGCGTCGCGTCGTAGGTCGCCGCAGTTCGTACAGATGTACGGGCAGAGCGAGGTAGGCCCCATCGCCGGGCGTACCTACAACAAGAAACGAGGTGCCGACGCCGACGGGCGCTGCGTCGGCAGGCCCTTCCCCGGTATGACCGGTGTACGGGTGGTGAGCCGCGACGGGAAACCGCCTTCGAAGTCCTCACCCGGCTACATCGAGGTTCGCAGCGATGGGCGGATCGTGACCTACCTGGGCGAACATGAACGTTACGAGAAGCAGGCCAACGACGGTTGGTGGCGGATGGGCGACGTCGGCTACCGCACGAGATGGGGTTGCTTGCATCTGCTCGATCGCGAAGTCGACGTGATCCAGGGGATCGGCAGCACCCTGGCGATCGAGGACGCGCTGTTCGCCAGGATGGAGGAACTGGTCGAGGTCATCGTCATTCCGGGCGGAAACGGGGCAGCGGTTCCGGTGGTGTGTACCAAGGACGACAAACCGTTGAACCAGAGTGCCTGGAAGGCCGCCGTGGCGAACCTCCCGGCGATGTCGGATCCGGTCCAATGGAGGCAGGCAGATCTGCCGCAGACCGCGACGGTCAAGATCAAAAGACTCGAACTGGCCAGGCGGCTGGGTTCGGGAACGCAGAGTGGCTGA
- a CDS encoding FAD/NAD(P)-binding protein, protein MRSSQVEVCIVGAGPRGLSVLERLCANERKKPAQSALTVHVIDPCTPGAGAVWRPDQSRHLLTNTVASQITVYTDDSAQIEGPIEPGPSLYEWAKDMAALGPQGTPDDEILAEARNLGPDCYPTRAFYGRYLHDGFHRVVLHAPEHVTIHVHRSRAVAMADTQGITGGPQGIRLENGTRLNHLDAIVLAQGHVSAGLTPHQERIASLARIHHLSYLTPANPADLDLSTIEPGETVLLRGLGLNFFDHMALFTVGRGGSFVREGRRLVYRSSGREPVLSASSRRGVPYHARGDNEKGAFGRHRPRLLTEEFIAELRGRTEDGERVNFSEDLWPLIAKEVEGVYYGALLASYGREGDGERFLERYLPLPEGTQQARLLAEYGIGADDRWDWDRISMPYRGREFIDRDDFWSWLLEYLARDVHEAKAGNLSSPLKSALDVLRDLRNEIRLAVDHGGLDGNSHRDDLEGWYTPLNAFLSIGPPASRIEEMIALIEAGILELTGPGTLIRIDTGGRAFVAESSLVPGRPVRSRILIEARLPVPNLCRTSDPLLRHLLDTDQCAPYRIAGSCGVSYETGGLAVTERPNRLLDVEGRAHPRRFAYGVPTESVHWVTQAGIRPGVDSVTLRDSDAIARAVLALPPVAHVPAAVRPPASETDLTGVIV, encoded by the coding sequence ATGCGCAGCAGTCAGGTCGAGGTCTGTATCGTCGGCGCCGGCCCCAGAGGGTTGTCCGTTCTGGAACGCCTGTGTGCCAACGAGCGGAAGAAGCCCGCACAATCCGCCCTGACCGTGCATGTCATCGACCCGTGTACTCCCGGAGCCGGCGCCGTGTGGCGCCCCGACCAGTCTCGCCACCTTCTGACGAACACCGTGGCGTCGCAGATCACGGTCTACACCGACGACAGTGCGCAGATCGAAGGACCGATCGAGCCGGGTCCCAGCCTGTACGAATGGGCCAAGGACATGGCCGCGCTTGGCCCGCAGGGCACCCCCGACGACGAGATCCTTGCCGAGGCCCGCAACCTTGGCCCGGACTGTTATCCCACGCGCGCCTTCTACGGGCGTTACCTCCACGACGGTTTCCACCGGGTGGTGCTGCACGCGCCGGAGCACGTCACCATCCACGTGCATCGGTCGCGCGCCGTCGCGATGGCCGACACCCAGGGCATCACCGGCGGCCCGCAGGGCATCCGGCTGGAGAACGGCACTCGGCTCAACCACCTGGATGCCATCGTCCTGGCACAGGGGCACGTATCGGCGGGGCTCACACCCCACCAGGAGAGGATCGCGAGCCTTGCCCGTATCCACCACCTCAGCTATCTCACCCCCGCCAATCCCGCCGACCTGGACCTGAGCACGATCGAACCGGGCGAGACGGTGCTGCTGCGTGGCCTCGGCCTGAACTTCTTCGATCATATGGCGCTGTTCACCGTGGGCCGCGGCGGATCGTTTGTCCGTGAGGGGAGACGTCTGGTCTATCGGTCGTCAGGACGGGAGCCCGTACTGTCCGCGAGCTCGCGTCGCGGCGTTCCTTACCACGCCCGTGGGGACAACGAGAAGGGCGCCTTCGGCAGGCACCGGCCCCGGCTGCTCACCGAAGAGTTCATCGCGGAGTTGCGTGGTCGCACCGAGGACGGTGAGCGGGTGAACTTCAGCGAGGATCTGTGGCCACTTATCGCCAAGGAGGTGGAGGGCGTCTACTACGGCGCCCTCCTTGCCTCCTATGGCCGCGAGGGCGACGGTGAGCGCTTTCTCGAGCGGTACCTGCCCCTGCCGGAAGGTACGCAACAGGCCCGGCTGCTGGCCGAGTACGGCATCGGCGCCGACGACCGATGGGACTGGGACCGGATCTCGATGCCCTATCGTGGACGCGAGTTCATCGACCGCGACGACTTCTGGTCGTGGCTGCTGGAGTACCTGGCAAGGGACGTCCACGAGGCGAAGGCCGGCAATCTCTCCAGCCCGCTCAAATCGGCGCTGGACGTGTTGCGGGACCTGCGCAACGAGATCAGGCTCGCGGTGGACCACGGTGGCCTGGATGGCAACTCGCACCGCGACGACCTGGAGGGCTGGTACACCCCGCTCAACGCGTTCCTTTCGATCGGCCCGCCCGCTTCCCGGATCGAGGAGATGATCGCGCTGATCGAGGCCGGAATCCTGGAGCTCACCGGGCCGGGCACGCTGATTCGCATCGACACCGGCGGACGCGCCTTCGTCGCCGAGTCCAGTCTGGTGCCCGGCCGCCCGGTGCGGTCGAGGATCCTCATCGAGGCCCGGCTGCCCGTACCCAACCTGTGCCGCACGTCGGACCCGCTGTTGCGCCACCTGCTCGATACCGACCAGTGCGCCCCCTATCGCATCGCCGGATCCTGCGGGGTCAGTTACGAGACCGGCGGGCTCGCGGTCACCGAGCGCCCCAACCGGCTCCTCGACGTGGAGGGCAGGGCTCATCCGCGGCGCTTCGCCTACGGAGTTCCCACCGAATCCGTGCACTGGGTCACCCAGGCCGGCATCCGCCCCGGGGTGGACTCGGTGACGCTGCGTGACTCGGATGCGATCGCCCGTGCGGTACTTGCCCTGCCCCCCGTCGCGCACGTGCCCGCCGCGGTGCGGCCGCCCGCGTCCGAAACGGATCTCACCGGCGTGATCGTATGA